In Candidatus Promineifilum breve, one genomic interval encodes:
- a CDS encoding DNA-directed RNA polymerase subunit alpha C-terminal domain-containing protein, with translation MPENLSVEEMELGTRVNNALTAAGLTTVGDVLQLLKQSDDAVLALQGVGQTALIKIKRYMRDEELID, from the coding sequence ATGCCGGAAAACCTGAGCGTGGAAGAGATGGAGCTGGGCACGCGTGTGAACAACGCCCTCACCGCCGCCGGTCTGACGACAGTGGGCGATGTGCTCCAGTTGCTGAAGCAAAGCGACGATGCCGTGCTGGCGCTCCAGGGCGTCGGCCAGACGGCGCTGATCAAGATCAAGCGCTACATGCGCGATGAGGAATTGATCGACTAG
- the folB gene encoding dihydroneopterin aldolase, producing the protein MDKIIIKDLLLRGIIGINPDEREKKQDIRLNIVLYHDIRRAAETDDINDAANYKVISKRVIEFVEDSTFFLVERLVSEIARLIMTEFPIERVRVRVEKPGALRFAQSVGIEIDRRRKDFGL; encoded by the coding sequence ATGGATAAAATCATCATCAAGGATTTATTACTGCGCGGCATCATCGGCATCAACCCCGACGAGCGCGAGAAGAAGCAGGACATCCGTCTGAATATCGTCCTCTACCACGACATTCGCCGCGCGGCCGAGACCGACGACATCAACGACGCCGCCAACTATAAGGTCATCAGCAAGCGAGTCATCGAGTTTGTCGAGGATTCCACCTTCTTCCTGGTCGAGCGGCTGGTCAGCGAGATCGCCCGCCTCATTATGACCGAGTTTCCCATCGAGCGCGTGCGCGTGCGCGTCGAGAAGCCCGGCGCGCTGCGCTTCGCCCAATCGGTGGGCATCGAGATCGACCGGCGGCGCAAGGACTTCGGCCTATAA
- a CDS encoding thymidine kinase, which yields MTQPHATHPRGRIEIICGSMFSGKTEEMIRRLRRAVIARQQVQAFKPAIDSRYHVEKVTSHNGLHFEAQPVARAADILDVVDPLTDVVGIDEVQFFDAGIVAVCEQLAEHGKRVICAGLDMDFRGLPFGAMPELLARAEDVHKLHAICVVCGEEASRTQRLIGGRPAAFDDPVVLVGAAEVYEARCRQCHQILAVSELAAMQGGH from the coding sequence ATGACCCAGCCCCATGCGACTCATCCCCGAGGACGCATCGAAATCATCTGCGGCAGCATGTTCAGCGGCAAGACGGAAGAGATGATCCGCCGCCTGCGCCGCGCCGTCATCGCCCGCCAACAAGTCCAGGCCTTCAAGCCGGCCATCGATTCCCGCTATCACGTGGAGAAAGTGACGTCCCACAACGGCCTGCACTTCGAGGCCCAGCCGGTGGCCCGCGCCGCCGACATTTTGGACGTCGTTGACCCGCTAACCGACGTGGTCGGTATCGACGAAGTGCAGTTCTTCGACGCGGGCATCGTGGCCGTCTGCGAGCAATTGGCCGAGCACGGCAAGCGGGTCATCTGCGCCGGGCTGGATATGGACTTTCGCGGCCTGCCGTTCGGCGCGATGCCGGAGCTTTTGGCGCGCGCCGAGGACGTCCACAAGCTGCACGCCATCTGTGTTGTCTGCGGCGAAGAGGCCAGCCGCACCCAACGGCTGATCGGCGGGCGGCCGGCGGCCTTCGACGATCCGGTCGTGCTGGTCGGCGCGGCCGAGGTCTACGAGGCGCGCTGCCGCCAATGCCATCAGATTCTGGCCGTGTCCGAACTGGCCGCCATGCAAGGAGGGCATTAA
- a CDS encoding polysaccharide deacetylase family protein, translated as MVPQLIRQEKNGAKTRYFHLLPALLGLMIAFALSAACTPQAAPEPGAPPPPVETPGQLAQPIVQTLPTAAATLTPPPSPTPAPTIALDATAAIQATRTAAASPPTPPIMPLATTSGLAAEPLPTPSGVYSWTLKVPILMYHYVSDPPADADEYRVDLSVAPDQFRQQMAALRDNGYTTIDLYDLTTAIVGYSELPDKPVLLTFDDGYLDNYEIAFPILEEFGLKGTFFIISEFIDTGREGYMTWAMVEEMARAGHRFESHSRTHPDLTKKDHDDLIWEILGAQETIAAHTGSRPRYFCYPGGDYNADTIQMLRDLDYWGAVTTTNGSWHGFNGRFEWQRIRIHNFTPIGEFIKLIDLEGTVGGKPPA; from the coding sequence ATGGTTCCACAACTCATTCGCCAAGAGAAAAACGGGGCGAAAACCCGCTATTTTCATCTGTTACCGGCCTTGCTCGGTCTGATGATCGCTTTCGCGCTGTCGGCGGCCTGCACGCCTCAAGCCGCCCCTGAACCGGGCGCACCCCCGCCGCCGGTCGAGACGCCAGGACAATTGGCCCAGCCAATCGTCCAGACGCTACCCACGGCCGCCGCGACCCTGACACCGCCGCCATCGCCGACGCCCGCGCCGACCATAGCGCTGGACGCGACGGCGGCCATCCAGGCCACGCGCACCGCCGCCGCTTCGCCCCCCACCCCACCCATCATGCCCCTGGCGACGACGTCGGGGCTGGCGGCCGAACCGCTGCCGACGCCCTCCGGCGTCTATAGCTGGACGCTCAAGGTGCCCATCCTGATGTACCATTACGTCAGCGACCCGCCGGCCGACGCCGACGAGTATCGCGTCGATCTGTCCGTCGCGCCCGATCAGTTCCGGCAGCAGATGGCCGCCCTGCGCGATAACGGCTATACAACCATCGATCTCTACGACCTGACGACAGCCATCGTCGGCTATAGCGAGTTGCCCGACAAGCCGGTACTACTGACCTTCGATGACGGCTACCTGGACAACTATGAGATCGCCTTCCCTATTTTGGAAGAGTTCGGCCTGAAAGGTACGTTCTTCATCATCAGCGAATTTATCGACACCGGCCGCGAGGGGTACATGACCTGGGCCATGGTCGAAGAGATGGCGCGGGCCGGGCATCGCTTTGAATCCCACTCGCGCACCCACCCCGACCTGACGAAGAAAGACCACGACGATCTCATCTGGGAGATATTGGGCGCGCAGGAAACCATCGCCGCCCACACCGGCTCCCGCCCGCGCTATTTCTGCTATCCCGGCGGCGACTATAACGCCGACACCATCCAGATGTTGCGCGATCTGGATTACTGGGGCGCGGTGACCACCACCAACGGCAGTTGGCACGGTTTCAACGGCCGCTTTGAATGGCAGCGCATCCGCATCCACAACTTCACGCCCATCGGCGAATTTATCAAACTCATCGATCTGGAAGGCACGGTAGGAGGCAAGCCGCCGGCCTGA
- a CDS encoding HDIG domain-containing metalloprotein produces MEPADLRLPPLLERLRPLLAAESRPVYVVGGTVRDALLRRPIHDIDLVVAVEAIPLAFRLADALGLPAYVLDAERDVGRVIVPGDDLTLDVARFRGPTLEDDLRGRDFTINALALPATESSAAVIDRHGGLDDLRAGVIRAIHERSLADDPVRALRAARFAAQFGFALTGDTATAARSAATDLPDRASPERIRDELTKVLLTGAPQRGVALLHELGLLAVVLPAVAALDGVAQSPPHHEDVLRHTLSVLRYLVQVEGIVGQETADSAAPDDWAADVAMLVAPYRHGLTAHLARQLDGGFSGLALLRWAGLLHDAGKAATQTIDADGRIRFLGHDDVGADLSRGLLARLAFSNEAVRHARDIVAGHMRPLNLALERRTPSRRTTYRYFRALHEAGLDVGLLALADHLATYDGRGQADDWAALLDVIRTLFAAYFDDHERTIAPPRLLDGLAIMALLEEPPGHEIGRLLGLLEEAQAAGEVNSRDEAIALVRRHHNRLPL; encoded by the coding sequence ATGGAACCGGCTGATCTGCGGCTGCCCCCTCTGCTGGAGCGGTTGCGCCCGCTGCTGGCGGCCGAATCGCGGCCGGTCTACGTCGTCGGCGGCACGGTGCGCGATGCCCTGCTGCGGCGGCCGATCCATGACATTGACCTGGTCGTGGCCGTCGAGGCCATCCCGCTGGCGTTCCGGCTGGCCGACGCGCTGGGCCTGCCCGCCTACGTCCTCGATGCCGAGCGCGACGTCGGCCGCGTCATCGTGCCCGGCGACGACCTGACCCTTGACGTGGCCCGTTTTCGCGGCCCCACGCTGGAGGATGATCTGCGCGGCCGGGATTTCACCATCAACGCCCTGGCCCTGCCGGCCACCGAATCGTCGGCGGCCGTCATCGACCGGCATGGCGGGCTGGACGACCTGCGCGCCGGGGTCATCCGCGCCATCCACGAGCGTTCGCTAGCCGATGACCCGGTGCGCGCCTTGCGGGCGGCGCGCTTCGCGGCTCAGTTCGGCTTTGCTCTGACCGGCGACACGGCGACGGCCGCCCGCTCGGCGGCAACCGACCTGCCCGATCGGGCGTCACCGGAGCGCATTCGCGACGAGCTGACCAAGGTGCTGCTGACCGGCGCGCCCCAGCGGGGGGTTGCCCTGCTCCACGAGCTGGGGCTGTTGGCGGTCGTCTTGCCGGCGGTGGCCGCGCTCGACGGCGTGGCCCAATCGCCGCCGCACCACGAGGATGTGCTGCGCCATACGCTGAGTGTGTTGCGCTATCTGGTGCAGGTGGAAGGAATTGTGGGCCAGGAGACGGCGGACTCGGCCGCGCCGGACGACTGGGCCGCCGACGTGGCGATGCTGGTCGCGCCCTATCGCCACGGCTTAACGGCCCATTTGGCCCGCCAACTGGACGGCGGCTTCAGCGGTCTGGCGCTATTGCGGTGGGCTGGGCTGCTCCACGACGCGGGCAAGGCGGCCACCCAAACGATTGACGCCGACGGCCGTATCCGCTTTCTGGGCCACGACGACGTGGGGGCTGACCTGAGTCGCGGGCTGCTGGCGCGCCTGGCTTTCAGCAATGAAGCCGTGCGCCACGCGCGCGACATCGTGGCCGGCCACATGCGCCCGCTCAACCTGGCCCTGGAGCGGCGAACACCCTCGCGCCGCACGACCTATCGCTACTTCCGCGCGCTCCACGAGGCCGGGCTGGACGTGGGCCTGCTGGCGCTGGCCGACCATCTGGCGACGTATGATGGCCGAGGCCAGGCGGACGATTGGGCGGCGCTGCTCGACGTGATCAGGACGCTGTTCGCGGCCTACTTCGACGACCACGAGCGCACCATCGCTCCGCCGCGTTTGCTCGACGGGCTGGCGATTATGGCACTGCTGGAAGAGCCGCCGGGGCACGAGATCGGCCGCCTGCTGGGCCTGCTCGAAGAAGCCCAGGCCGCCGGCGAAGTCAATTCGCGCGATGAGGCCATCGCCCTGGTTCGCCGCCATCATAATCGCCTGCCCTTATGA
- a CDS encoding exodeoxyribonuclease III, whose protein sequence is MLTLYSWNVNGLRAVHRKGIFLDWLARTQPDILCLQETKCRPDQLSEDVLHPPGYYTYWAVSERPGYSGVALYCKQPPLSVQVGLGLPDFDREGRTLVADFGDFTLVNAYFPNGSRDHSRLPFKMQYNADFLDTIENLRQGGQSVIFCGDVNTAHQPIDLARPRQNMNATGFMPIEREWIDRVVERGYLDTYRTLYPDTTGAYTWWAQVTFSRQKNVGWRLDYFFISPDLRPRVMDAAIHPDVLGSDHCPVSLTLAIETDDQ, encoded by the coding sequence ATGCTCACGCTCTATAGCTGGAACGTCAACGGCCTGCGCGCCGTCCACCGCAAGGGCATCTTCCTCGATTGGCTGGCGCGCACCCAGCCCGACATCCTTTGCTTGCAGGAAACGAAGTGCCGGCCCGATCAATTGAGCGAGGACGTGCTGCACCCGCCCGGCTACTACACCTATTGGGCGGTGTCGGAGCGCCCCGGCTACAGCGGCGTGGCCCTCTATTGCAAGCAGCCGCCGCTCTCCGTCCAGGTCGGCCTGGGCCTCCCCGATTTCGACCGCGAAGGGCGCACCCTCGTGGCCGATTTTGGCGATTTCACCCTGGTCAACGCTTACTTTCCCAACGGCAGCCGCGACCACAGCCGCCTGCCGTTCAAGATGCAATACAACGCCGATTTCCTCGACACCATCGAAAATCTGCGCCAGGGGGGCCAATCGGTCATCTTTTGCGGCGACGTGAACACCGCCCACCAGCCGATCGATTTGGCCCGGCCGCGCCAGAATATGAATGCAACCGGCTTCATGCCGATTGAGCGGGAGTGGATCGACCGGGTCGTCGAACGCGGCTATCTGGACACCTACCGCACCCTTTACCCCGACACCACCGGCGCGTATACCTGGTGGGCGCAGGTCACCTTCTCGCGCCAGAAAAACGTGGGCTGGCGGCTCGACTACTTCTTCATCTCGCCCGACCTACGGCCGCGCGTGATGGACGCGGCCATCCATCCCGACGTATTAGGCTCCGACCATTGCCCGGTCAGCCTGACACTCGCCATTGAGACCGATGACCAATGA
- the folK gene encoding 2-amino-4-hydroxy-6-hydroxymethyldihydropteridine diphosphokinase has protein sequence MHEVVVLLGSNIDRERHLPAAVELLAAAAEVVAVSTVYESAAIDRPEQPNFFNAAVRLLTLLSPVELKDGPLAAIERRLGRVRGTDKYAPRPIDLDIVLYDDAILDYTPADGRARHIPEPDLRRFAHCALPVAELRPHGTHPETGEPLPQLAARLVAQLDAAARPRPRPDIDPWPGDPSARA, from the coding sequence ATGCACGAGGTCGTCGTCCTCCTCGGTTCCAATATCGATCGGGAGCGCCATCTGCCCGCGGCGGTGGAGTTGCTGGCCGCCGCGGCCGAGGTCGTGGCCGTCTCCACCGTCTATGAGAGCGCGGCGATTGACCGGCCGGAACAGCCCAACTTTTTCAACGCCGCCGTGCGGCTGCTCACGTTGCTGTCCCCGGTCGAACTGAAGGATGGCCCGCTGGCGGCCATTGAGCGACGGCTGGGGCGTGTGCGCGGCACCGACAAATACGCGCCGCGCCCGATCGATCTCGACATCGTTCTCTACGATGACGCCATTCTCGATTACACCCCGGCCGACGGCCGCGCCCGCCACATTCCCGAACCCGACCTGCGGCGCTTCGCCCATTGCGCCCTGCCCGTGGCCGAGTTGCGGCCGCACGGGACACACCCCGAAACCGGCGAACCGTTGCCGCAACTGGCGGCGCGTCTGGTGGCCCAATTGGACGCCGCCGCCCGGCCGCGCCCCCGTCCCGATATCGACCCGTGGCCGGGCGACCCATCGGCTAGGGCGTGA
- a CDS encoding queuosine precursor transporter, with protein sequence MTQLESAAVARRAAAVSFGRAAILVTAAYVGAQMVADIASLKIGVVLGLAVDMGTFIYPITFTLRDMVHKTLGKRNAQTLIVTAAVINLVMAAYLAWAATVPSDPTWGLGESFAAILGPVWRIVIASILAEIVSELLDTEIYHWFVTRVTTRYQWARVLLSNSISIPIDTLIFTVVAFGPLPGLANDPLSLPWATVWQIFLFNVAVKFVVTLVSLPLIYTTPDRDWAADREDA encoded by the coding sequence ATGACCCAATTGGAATCGGCGGCCGTTGCCCGGCGGGCAGCGGCCGTTTCGTTTGGCCGCGCGGCCATCCTCGTGACCGCCGCCTACGTCGGCGCGCAGATGGTGGCCGACATCGCCAGCCTCAAGATCGGCGTCGTGCTCGGCCTGGCCGTGGACATGGGCACGTTCATCTATCCCATCACCTTCACTCTGCGCGACATGGTTCACAAGACGCTGGGCAAGCGCAACGCCCAGACGCTGATCGTCACCGCGGCGGTTATCAATCTGGTCATGGCCGCCTATCTGGCCTGGGCGGCCACCGTGCCCAGCGACCCGACCTGGGGTCTGGGCGAATCGTTCGCCGCCATCCTGGGGCCGGTGTGGCGTATCGTCATCGCCTCGATCCTGGCCGAGATCGTCAGCGAATTGCTCGATACCGAGATTTATCACTGGTTCGTCACGCGAGTGACCACACGCTACCAGTGGGCCAGGGTGCTGCTCAGCAACAGCATCAGCATCCCCATCGACACCCTGATCTTCACCGTCGTGGCCTTCGGGCCGCTACCGGGGCTGGCTAACGATCCGCTCAGCCTGCCCTGGGCCACGGTCTGGCAGATCTTCCTGTTCAACGTGGCCGTCAAGTTCGTCGTGACGCTGGTCAGCCTGCCGCTGATCTACACCACGCCCGACCGCGACTGGGCGGCCGACCGCGAAGATGCATAA
- a CDS encoding glycosyltransferase family 39 protein, with amino-acid sequence MTNETAGPLTRREAAVLIAILAVATVARLGWPGLTEFKADEGRLLSLALTMRSGEFAVRGISSSVGFPNAPMSVWLYSLPLFIRQHPYAATLFTGALGVLAVVGVYWLGRRHGGITVASVAALMLAVSPWAIVFSRKIWAQNLLPAFAVGWAIGAVLAFVEGRRPFIALHLICLAVAVQIHPAAIGLAPATLLFLILYRRQIDWRYVALSAAVALLTAAPFLIYLWQRTPTTGGLPFSGGRTAGGLALDSFRLTFELAGGVGLRPLAGAEYAGLPGETIARVLWLALIVAATIWAIAHLARRPDQRMGRTLTIYLAWFLGPALLFLWQWTPVYIHYFIVALPAPYLLAGLFMWRFVGRASRAVRLSAGLALVLVAAWQLASWVGIMAAVARDPLAGGFSIPLGTKLAAADSARRLVAAGDAAEVLLVGGGSDPQQDDFPAEFRALLHGLPLRYIDINSEALFPGTTVAVLLDTPAADSLTSTRDLYEQTLTDSQPVPSLSFYVVGKLPAASAPPPDVALPEPALLANFVHLTGHNTPREIASGILWDVFWRPADNPDPADFHIFNHLINGQQNRVAQADAAAFAGAQWRPGDVVISRFHLPLATQPQPPLLMRVGMYRFPSLENVPVLDEAANPAADAVEFPLTP; translated from the coding sequence ATGACCAATGAGACGGCCGGGCCGCTGACCCGGCGCGAGGCGGCCGTCCTCATCGCCATCCTGGCCGTGGCCACCGTGGCGCGGCTGGGCTGGCCGGGGCTGACCGAATTCAAGGCCGACGAGGGGCGCTTGCTATCGTTGGCCCTAACCATGCGTTCCGGCGAATTCGCCGTGCGCGGCATCAGCAGCTCCGTCGGCTTCCCCAACGCGCCGATGAGCGTCTGGCTCTATTCGCTACCCCTGTTCATCCGCCAGCACCCCTACGCCGCGACCCTGTTCACCGGCGCACTGGGCGTGCTGGCCGTGGTCGGGGTCTACTGGCTGGGCCGGCGCCACGGCGGGATCACGGTCGCCAGCGTGGCGGCCCTGATGCTGGCCGTCAGCCCGTGGGCCATCGTCTTCTCGCGCAAAATTTGGGCGCAAAACCTGCTGCCGGCCTTTGCCGTCGGCTGGGCCATCGGCGCGGTGTTAGCCTTCGTCGAGGGGCGGCGGCCGTTCATCGCCCTGCATCTCATCTGCCTGGCCGTGGCCGTGCAGATCCACCCGGCGGCCATCGGCCTGGCCCCGGCCACGCTGCTCTTTCTGATCCTCTATCGCCGTCAGATCGATTGGCGTTACGTGGCGCTGAGCGCGGCGGTGGCCCTGCTGACGGCCGCGCCGTTCCTGATCTACCTGTGGCAACGCACCCCTACGACCGGCGGCCTGCCCTTTTCGGGCGGCCGGACGGCGGGCGGGTTGGCGCTGGATTCATTTCGCCTGACATTTGAACTCGCCGGTGGGGTGGGCCTGCGCCCTCTGGCCGGGGCGGAGTATGCCGGCCTGCCCGGCGAAACCATCGCCCGCGTGCTGTGGCTGGCGCTCATCGTGGCGGCGACCATCTGGGCGATCGCCCACCTTGCCCGGCGGCCGGACCAACGGATGGGGCGCACGCTGACCATCTATCTGGCCTGGTTTCTGGGACCGGCGCTGCTCTTTCTGTGGCAATGGACGCCGGTCTACATCCATTATTTCATCGTCGCCCTGCCCGCGCCGTACCTGTTGGCCGGGCTATTCATGTGGCGTTTTGTTGGGCGAGCCAGTCGGGCGGTCAGGCTCTCAGCCGGGTTGGCGCTGGTTCTCGTGGCGGCCTGGCAACTGGCGTCGTGGGTGGGGATCATGGCGGCGGTGGCCCGCGATCCGTTGGCCGGCGGGTTCAGCATCCCGCTGGGGACGAAACTGGCGGCGGCCGACAGCGCGCGCCGGCTGGTGGCCGCGGGCGACGCGGCCGAAGTGTTGCTGGTCGGCGGCGGCTCCGACCCCCAGCAGGACGACTTTCCGGCCGAATTCCGGGCGCTGCTCCACGGATTGCCCTTGCGTTACATTGACATAAACAGCGAGGCTCTCTTTCCGGGGACGACTGTCGCCGTCTTGCTCGATACACCGGCCGCCGATAGCCTCACCTCTACGCGCGATCTCTACGAACAAACCCTCACGGATTCGCAGCCAGTCCCATCTCTCTCGTTCTATGTTGTTGGGAAGTTGCCCGCCGCATCCGCGCCACCGCCCGATGTGGCCCTACCGGAGCCGGCGCTGCTGGCTAACTTCGTCCACCTGACCGGCCACAACACGCCGCGCGAGATAGCGTCCGGCATTCTGTGGGACGTATTCTGGCGGCCGGCCGACAATCCCGACCCGGCCGACTTCCACATCTTCAACCATCTGATCAACGGCCAACAAAACAGAGTGGCCCAGGCCGACGCAGCGGCGTTCGCCGGGGCGCAATGGCGGCCGGGCGACGTGGTGATCAGCCGCTTCCATCTGCCGCTGGCGACGCAACCCCAGCCGCCGTTGCTGATGCGCGTGGGCATGTATCGCTTCCCCTCATTGGAGAACGTCCCGGTGCTGGATGAGGCGGCCAACCCGGCGGCCGACGCGGTGGAATTCCCGCTCACGCCCTAG
- the hpt gene encoding hypoxanthine phosphoribosyltransferase, with amino-acid sequence MRDIWADIDNVLIDEDALQARIRAMGAQIEADYADKDDLLLICVLKGAFMFLSDISRAMKRPHSVDFMGISSYGKGTTSKGAVQIIMDLKAPIEDRHVLIVEDIIDSGRTLDYMRRSLMARSPASLRICTLLNKPARREIDVAVEYVGFDIPDEFVVGYGLDFDEYYRNLPFIAVLKPQVFAHLLH; translated from the coding sequence ATGCGCGACATCTGGGCCGACATCGACAACGTCCTGATCGACGAGGACGCCTTACAGGCCCGCATCCGGGCCATGGGCGCGCAAATCGAGGCCGATTACGCCGACAAGGATGACCTGTTGCTCATCTGCGTCCTGAAGGGCGCGTTCATGTTCCTGTCCGACATCAGCCGGGCCATGAAGCGGCCCCACAGCGTGGACTTCATGGGCATCTCCAGCTACGGCAAGGGCACCACCAGCAAGGGCGCGGTGCAGATCATCATGGACCTCAAGGCCCCCATCGAGGATCGCCACGTCCTCATCGTGGAGGACATCATCGACAGCGGCCGGACGCTGGATTACATGCGCCGTAGCCTCATGGCCCGCTCGCCGGCCTCGCTGCGCATCTGCACCTTGCTCAACAAGCCCGCCCGCCGCGAGATCGACGTGGCGGTGGAATACGTCGGCTTCGACATCCCCGATGAATTCGTCGTTGGCTACGGCCTCGATTTCGATGAGTACTATCGCAATCTGCCGTTCATCGCCGTGCTGAAGCCCCAGGTCTTTGCCCATCTGCTGCATTAG
- the erpA gene encoding iron-sulfur cluster insertion protein ErpA, translating to MMDVQTLEQVETETVILTDAATATVRNLLIQKNVPDYGLRVFVAGGGCSGMQYGMALEAEARNYDHIIEQDGVKVFIDPTSMMYLNHATIDYVDSIMGGGFKIENPNAVTSCGCGSSFKTKESGGYAEAAGGCGCGH from the coding sequence ATGATGGATGTTCAGACGCTAGAACAGGTTGAGACCGAAACAGTTATTCTGACCGACGCGGCTACAGCGACGGTGCGTAACCTGTTGATCCAAAAGAACGTCCCCGACTATGGCTTGCGGGTCTTCGTGGCCGGCGGCGGGTGCTCGGGGATGCAATACGGCATGGCCCTGGAGGCCGAAGCGCGCAACTACGACCACATCATCGAGCAGGATGGGGTGAAGGTCTTCATCGATCCGACGAGCATGATGTACCTCAATCACGCCACCATCGACTACGTGGACAGCATCATGGGCGGCGGCTTCAAGATCGAGAATCCCAACGCCGTCACGTCCTGTGGCTGCGGCTCATCCTTCAAGACGAAGGAGAGCGGCGGTTACGCGGAAGCGGCCGGCGGTTGTGGTTGCGGCCACTAA
- the rlmN gene encoding 23S rRNA (adenine(2503)-C(2))-methyltransferase RlmN — protein sequence MTTNPATMSPMLSQPARPIHLYDLSRAQLRELLAEWGHSDYYAGLVWAGLYRDLAADNEEIEGLRPELHARLAAETQSQPLTVQAAIDSADGHTRKYLLGLRDGQAIETVLMDFRGRATACVSTQVGCAMGCVFCATGQMGFIRHLTPGEIVGQVIHVSRALRARGETLRNIVLMGMGEPLHNYEATMAALDTVMDQRGLAVAPRFITLSTVGVVPGIHRLTDERRPVRLAVSLHGATDAERARLVPPARRWPLAELIDACRRYSETLRRRVFFEWALIDGQNDGPEQAHALGRLLQGLAAHVNLIPLNPTHGYDGRPTEAAAVKAFQSILASYGLPSTVRQRRGIDVAAGCGQLAVEK from the coding sequence ATGACCACCAATCCGGCTACAATGTCGCCCATGTTGAGCCAACCGGCGCGGCCGATCCATCTGTACGATCTGAGCCGCGCCCAACTGCGGGAACTGCTGGCCGAGTGGGGCCACAGCGACTATTACGCCGGGCTGGTGTGGGCCGGGCTATACCGCGATCTGGCCGCTGATAATGAGGAAATAGAAGGCTTGCGGCCGGAACTGCACGCCCGGCTGGCCGCCGAGACACAGAGCCAACCGCTGACCGTGCAAGCCGCCATTGACAGCGCCGACGGTCACACGCGCAAATATCTGCTGGGGCTGCGTGACGGCCAGGCCATCGAAACCGTGTTGATGGATTTTCGCGGCCGGGCCACGGCCTGCGTCAGTACCCAGGTCGGCTGCGCCATGGGCTGCGTCTTCTGCGCCACGGGGCAGATGGGTTTTATTCGCCATCTGACGCCGGGCGAGATCGTCGGCCAGGTCATCCACGTCAGCCGCGCCTTGCGCGCGCGGGGCGAGACGCTGCGCAATATCGTCCTGATGGGCATGGGCGAGCCGCTGCACAATTACGAGGCGACGATGGCCGCCCTGGATACGGTAATGGATCAGCGCGGTCTGGCCGTGGCTCCGCGCTTCATCACCCTCAGCACCGTCGGCGTCGTGCCCGGCATCCATCGGCTGACCGACGAGCGGCGGCCGGTGCGCCTGGCCGTCAGCCTGCACGGCGCGACCGACGCCGAGCGCGCCCGGCTGGTGCCGCCGGCGCGGCGCTGGCCGCTGGCCGAACTGATCGACGCCTGCCGCCGCTATAGCGAGACACTGCGGCGGCGCGTCTTCTTCGAGTGGGCGCTCATCGACGGGCAGAACGATGGGCCGGAGCAGGCCCACGCGCTGGGCCGGCTGTTGCAGGGGCTGGCGGCCCACGTCAACCTCATCCCCCTCAATCCCACCCACGGCTACGACGGCCGGCCGACGGAGGCCGCGGCCGTCAAGGCATTCCAGTCCATATTGGCATCGTATGGTCTGCCAAGCACCGTCCGCCAACGGCGCGGCATCGACGTCGCTGCCGGCTGTGGGCAGTTGGCTGTTGAGAAATAA